The sequence ACTTTCTCGGCTACCAATGTTCCTGCTATTGAGTAAACCTCTACGTTTGTTGCTTCGGCTACCTCAACTTGCACACCTCCTGCTACTGCATAGATTGTAGTCTCTGCTACCTCTGCACTCTCAACTGAATTCCAAATTCCTGAGAACTCGGCTACTATGTGTAGTGGCTCGGTTGGCTCATAGAATATATCGCCATACTCTTCCAAGTCTGTTGCAAAGTCATAATCATCGCCATTGATTGTTAATGACAACAACTCTTCTCCTGCTTGTGGATATATGAAGATACATACCGACTCACCTTCTATTTCATCCCACATTGCATATTGATCTCCTGCTGGAATTACGGGGAAAGTCTCCTCATCGCCCTCGTTGTATGAGTCGCTGGTCCATACCTCAATGTAACCTCCTCCTGTATATTCGTATGTCAATATCATTGCAGGGGTTCCAAATGTTGCTGTGATGTTAGTTACTCCGTTCACTTTCACTTGTGTTGTGAACTCTTTAACTTGACTGCTTGGCAATACATTTTCTCCGTTTATCAATAGAGTTTTAAGCCATTGGTTTGATGATCCCTCTGCTGTGATAGTGATTATTGAACCCTCTGCTACTCTATCGCCACTTGTCAAAGTTGTTGAACCTTGTTTTACCGAAATTGAGCCGCCTGTTGTTTTTACAATGTTTACAGGATATAGAGTTGCAAAGTTGGCTTGAATTGTTACTGCCTCTGCTCCTGCGTATGAGTATGTCTCTTCTGTTGATACTACCTCGCCATTGATTGTCCAGTTTACAAACTCATCATTTGTTGTTTGTGTAATAGCTCTTACTGTTACTATTTCTCCTGTTGTTACATCAGTTGCTGTTCCCTCGGGCATTGGAGATACAAATACCGCATATCCTTTTGTTTTGTCGTTTGATGCAACTTTTACTGTACGTGGCTCTACTGGTTTGAACTCAAAGTTTGCTACATAATCACGATTCTCTGTTACCGCTGTTGTTGTATATACTGCATCTGTTGATACCTCAACACCATCAAGTGTCCAGTTTACAAATTGGTATCCTGTTGCTGCTACGGCTGTTAAAGTTACGGTATCATTTCCGTCAGATGCACATGACATAGAAGTTGTTCCTTCTGTGCCAATATATGCTATTCCCTTTGTTGTATCTGATGATGACACTGACACTGTATATGAACTTAGATACAAATAGAACTCAGCACAGTTTGCGTGTAAATTCGCTCCTGCATTTCCGAATGTAGTTGATGCATACAACAATACATATTGTCCACTTACAGTTGTTCCCAAATCAATCTTATGCTCTTGAGCATTATAGTTGAATGAACCCGATTTTACTTCGGTCATTGTTCCTGAAATATTAGATGTATTTGGTGCTGTATCACTTACATATAGTGTATAGTTGTTAATATTACCATTACATCCGTTTGGATCTGCCGTACGAGATACATAATTGAACGCATCAAATGATTGTATGCTACCTAAATTAAACATAATCCAGTGAGGAACATCTCTATCTGCGTTTGCTCCGTCATATTCGTTGTGCCACCAAGTTCCTAAGTTTCCGTCAATAGCATAACGTGCCATACCTTCTGAAGCATTGTTGGCATGTTCTGAACTTGCTGATGCTGTCCATCCTGAACGATCTAATTTGGGATCTCTTTGGAAATTAGCCACATAAGTTTTGTCTCCCTCAGTATTGTCTATAACTGTGGTTATAGTTGAAACCACCTCTCCGTTCAATGTCCAGTTAACGAACTCAAAACCAGCATTTGCTGTTGCCACTGATGAGATTGCAACTGTTGATGACTCTTGATAATTAGACAATGTTCCTGCTCCAACAGGTGAAACTTGGAAAGTAATTGTTCTCTCTGCCACAGCAACAGGTTTTGTAGCCTTGAATGTTGCCATCAATCCGCGAGATAATGCTTGACAAGGGGTAGCCTCGCCGTATGAGTTGTGTTGTGGAGCCTCACCTGAGTTCATTCTGAATTTTAACTCTGTTGTACTCCACTCAAAGTTTGAAGGAACTGTTACTGAATATTCTATTCCTAGTTGAGGTGTACCGGGATTTGTATAAACTACATATTTCTCTCCGGAATCGGTCCAATCTTGATTTTGATTCCAGTCAAAATACAAGATTGTTTGTCCCCATTGTGAGTGTTTTCCTCCCTCATTTGTAATTGAACTCATAACAAATGTTAGCACATCTCCTGCTTCAATCTCCATTGAACAAGTTGATGAAGCGTCTTGCACATTAGACCCATCGCTGTTCCATGTAAAGGCTTCTGCGCCATTAACCTTTGCCACAATTTTATTAATTGCATAGTAGTTACCACCTCCACTGTTAGGAGCTGTTCCTGCACAATAATCAGCATAAGAGTTTGCTGCTACAAACAAAAATGCTACTACAAAAAGTAAAAATTTCTTCATAAAATATAGTTTTAAATTAGTACAATATATTTTTAACTCATTCCAATCAACAAATTTAAATATATTTTCTGAATTTCAATCGTTTTCTGCAAAAAAAATTAACATTATTTATTATTTGAGTCATTTGTATTTTAAAGTCATTAGAGGAAAGGGACTACACTTTTAGAGTGCAGTCCCTTTCTTTTAACTTATTATAATATGTAATCTGCTATTTTACACCGGGTTTCTCCAATAGACGGAACATATTCTTTTTGTATGCCTCTACTCCCGGTTGATTAAATGGATTTACGCCCAATGTGTAACCACTTATTGCACATGCTGCCTCAAAGAAGTAGATTAATGCTCCTAAACAGTTCTCTCGTACTGCAGGTATTACTATGCGAATGTTGGGTACACCGCCATCTACGTGTGCCATTTGAGTTCCCAACTCAGCCATTTTGTTTACATAGTCAACTCGTTTTCCTGCCAAGTAGTTCAAACCATCAAGGTCCTCTTTGTCGGTTGGTATTACCAATGTATTGTTAACGTTTTCAACAGAGATTACTGTTTCAAAGATTGTACGCTCTCCCTCTTGTATCCATTGTCCCATTGAGTGAAGGTCTGTTGTAAAGTCAACTGATGCAGGGAATATTCCTTTACCCTCTTTTCCTTCGCTCTCTCCGTAGAGTTGTTTCCACCACTCTGCAAGGTAGTGTAGTTTAGGATTGAAGTTTGCTAATATCTCAATCTTTTTACCATCACGATATAGTATGTTACGTGCTGCTACATATTGTGCTGCAATGTTGCTTTCAAATGGAGCAGTTTTACATTGTTGCATCATATTTTGTGCTCCT comes from Bacteroidales bacterium and encodes:
- a CDS encoding discoidin domain-containing protein, producing MKKFLLFVVAFLFVAANSYADYCAGTAPNSGGGNYYAINKIVAKVNGAEAFTWNSDGSNVQDASSTCSMEIEAGDVLTFVMSSITNEGGKHSQWGQTILYFDWNQNQDWTDSGEKYVVYTNPGTPQLGIEYSVTVPSNFEWSTTELKFRMNSGEAPQHNSYGEATPCQALSRGLMATFKATKPVAVAERTITFQVSPVGAGTLSNYQESSTVAISSVATANAGFEFVNWTLNGEVVSTITTVIDNTEGDKTYVANFQRDPKLDRSGWTASASSEHANNASEGMARYAIDGNLGTWWHNEYDGANADRDVPHWIMFNLGSIQSFDAFNYVSRTADPNGCNGNINNYTLYVSDTAPNTSNISGTMTEVKSGSFNYNAQEHKIDLGTTVSGQYVLLYASTTFGNAGANLHANCAEFYLYLSSYTVSVSSSDTTKGIAYIGTEGTTSMSCASDGNDTVTLTAVAATGYQFVNWTLDGVEVSTDAVYTTTAVTENRDYVANFEFKPVEPRTVKVASNDKTKGYAVFVSPMPEGTATDVTTGEIVTVRAITQTTNDEFVNWTINGEVVSTEETYSYAGAEAVTIQANFATLYPVNIVKTTGGSISVKQGSTTLTSGDRVAEGSIITITAEGSSNQWLKTLLINGENVLPSSQVKEFTTQVKVNGVTNITATFGTPAMILTYEYTGGGYIEVWTSDSYNEGDEETFPVIPAGDQYAMWDEIEGESVCIFIYPQAGEELLSLTINGDDYDFATDLEEYGDIFYEPTEPLHIVAEFSGIWNSVESAEVAETTIYAVAGGVQVEVAEATNVEVYSIAGTLVAEKV